TGCTGAAGAAGCTCCGGAGGAGACGATCACCTTCCGATTCGGCGCCTGCAAGATCATCTACTACGCGCAGGACGATACGGGTGCTCTTACCAAGGCTGGTGAGGGTATCTGGAACCAAATCGCCAACAGTACTGACTTCAACAAGCTCGTCGCCTGACAGCTTGCAGATCGGCGTGCGTTCTGGGGCTCGCCATGCATTCGGGTCCCGGATCATTGCTCAAGATGTGGAGATTGAACATGGTTGTCACTGCCAAGTGGGACCTGATCCAGCCATCCCTTCTCGACCAGCTAACGGATGACGAGCCGCGCAGCGCGTCCGAATCGTCGAGATTTTCCAGCTTGTCGCTGCGCCAAGTGCAAGCACTGATCCTGCGCGACGTGTCGTGGCTGTTTAACGCAAACCAGTTGGCTGCGACCGTAGACCTCCGGTCCTACCCCCACGTGGCAGCCAGCACGCTCAATTACGGTATCCGGCCCTTTGCCGGGCACCTCGTCGATGGCCTCGACGCAGCCGCCCTGGGACAGGAGATTGCCGACAGCTTGCAACGTTTTGAACCTCGGCTCCTCGCCGACAGTGTCAAGGTCACACCCCTCACTGACGCCGACCGCAACGGTTCTCTTGGCTTTGGGATCGAGGCCGACCTGCTAGCGCAGCCAGTGCCGCTGCGGATTGTGATCCGAACCGAGCTTGACCAGGAACGCAAGATGCTCCGCGTTACCGATCTTGGTGCAGAGATAAGCTGATGGACCCAAAGCTCCTACGGTTATACAACGATGAGCTCGCGTATATGCGGGAGATGGGAGCTGAGTTTGCCCGCGCATTCCCAAAGGTGGCCGGCCGGCTGGGAATGGAATCAGCCGGGGTCGCCGACCCTTATGTCGAGAGGCTGCTGGAAGGCTTCGCCTTCCTGGCGGCGCGGGTCCAATTGAAGCTGCAAGCTCGTTTCCCGGACTTCACGCAGCACCTGCTGGAATTGGTCTATCCGCATTTTCTGGCGCCGATCCCGTCGATGACGATTGTACAATTCGGGCCGGATCCACTGACCGGACGGTTTGAGCAAGGATATATGGTGCCCCGCGGAACCAAGCTGCTGGGCCAACTCGCTTCGGATGCGATCACCCATTGCGAGTTCCGCACGGCGCACGATGTCCAGCT
This is a stretch of genomic DNA from Mesorhizobium sp. L-2-11. It encodes these proteins:
- the tssE gene encoding type VI secretion system baseplate subunit TssE: MVVTAKWDLIQPSLLDQLTDDEPRSASESSRFSSLSLRQVQALILRDVSWLFNANQLAATVDLRSYPHVAASTLNYGIRPFAGHLVDGLDAAALGQEIADSLQRFEPRLLADSVKVTPLTDADRNGSLGFGIEADLLAQPVPLRIVIRTELDQERKMLRVTDLGAEIS